A window of Miscanthus floridulus cultivar M001 chromosome 12, ASM1932011v1, whole genome shotgun sequence genomic DNA:
GAAATCCACTACAGTTCGTTGCTATGTTCAGTAGTTGAGAGAGATTACTCTGTTTCTTTTCTTCCACTATACAATAATATGTGAAAGTGTGAAACTGATTGTACTACTGTCTCTAATTCTTGCAAGTTGCAGTACGATTTGCAGAACAGAATAACTCACCAAGCAGAGCGCTCTGATGACCTTGTCGCTGTACGCCTCAGGGTCAGATGCCTGCATCTCCAGCAAGTCGCCGACCATCGTCTTCCCCAGCTCCGTCCCCGCCGCGGTGGCCGCCCGGGTCTCGTCGATAAGCCGCTGCGCCCACTCGTTCCGCGCCTTGGACAGCCTTATCGCGCGCTTGTTCACGCCGCCGATGTCCACCAGCGCGAGCACCGGCACGAAGTCCTGCACGTTGGATGCCCCGTGCATCGCGAAGTACTCGCGGACCATGGCACGGAACCGCTCGGCCTCCTCCGACGCTGCCGCCGCGCCGTCGCCGTAGTACCGCTTCCCAGCGATTACCCTCCCCACAGTGTTCAGCGACAGCTCGAACGCGCGCGCCTTCACGTCGCACCGCACGGgcctggaggcggcggcggcggccttgaAGAGCCGGCGCGCCATGTCACGGACCTCGCTGGCGCGGACATCCGCGGAGCGGAGGACGCGGTGCGAGGAGAAGacgtcgacggtggcgatgcggcgGAGGTTGCGCCAGTTGGGCCCGTAGCTTGAGGAACCCAACGTGGTGTAGTCGTTGGAGAGGTAGCGGGCGGAGGGAAGCCGCGGGCGGTTGGCGAAGGTGACGTCGTGGGTGGTGAAACACTCCTCGGCGACGGCGGGGTCGGCGACGTGGAGCACGCGGCGGGAGCCGAATCGGAGGAGGAGAACCGGACCGTGCTGCGCCGCAAGAGCAGACAGCGTCCGGTGGAGCGGCTTCTTCAAAAGGTGCAGGTGGCCGATGACAGGCAGGGACGGCGGGCTCGGTGGGAGGCGACCGTGGCGCTTCTTGTTCTTGATGAGGCTGTGCAGGAGGAGAAGAAAGAGGGTCGTCGCTAgtgagagaaagaagaaggagagtGTCATCGTGGCCACCATGGTTGGATCCTGGCAGCGCCGGTCCTATGATTTTGACGGCCTCTGGCGAATTTGTAACATAAAATTTTAGAGTATATAGACTAATTTTACTTTATAGAGAAAGAAAAatcaataatatatttttaatttaatatgtctgataattatcgagagcGAGAAACAACGTAGACTAAAAGAGCAATATATTTGTACTTCTAGAACTAATATGATTACCTTAAAAGAAGAATAGAACTCCATCATATCCACTGCTTCTTATACAAAGATACTTCTTCGAgcatttcttgatgcaaaatcaTAAGGACGGTATCGAGATCAATAGTGTCTAAGATATCCTTCTTGATGGTGCACATAGTCAAACCATTTAACCTTTTTTGTGACATAGTTGATCTCAAATAGCTCTTCAACAACTTCAATTTTGAGAAATTTCTTTCGGCTGAAGCTACAGTCACAAGTACAGTTAAAAGAATTCGATAGGCAACTGAAATATTTCATAGCAATCTGCATCAATAACAAATTTTAGAATCTCTAGCGCCGACATCAAAGAATCTGGCAAAGTCACTTGCAACACCTTTAATTCTGAAAAAAAATCATTGATCTCAATATCGGATAAGTTATCATGAGAAAAATTTTCCACAAAAATCTTGCAGTGCAACCAAAGATCAACTTCATCCAAGGATTTCAAATTTTCTAAGTTGAACAAGAACCCAAAAACATTATCAAATGTTGTCATCTGCTCAAATCTACTAGTCAATAAAGCAATTGCAGAATCAATCATAACTAGAAAGTACTCTCTTCTAAAGGAGTCCACAGCACGTCTTGTCATTGTCTGTGCGGGACCTACGGGATACcacacaaggaagggagaaagatctagtctaactaggattcctcCCACGTAATCTTAGtaatagtattattctgtaatcctactagggttCTTTTATTGTAACCCGACTAGGATTATgatctcctgactatataaaggaggacagggttcctagagacgggACCTTGAAATAACGCAACGCAACgtaacacaacacaacacttgacaatcaatccaacgcaaaggctaacggcGACTACATGcagggctattacttgatcaacgatcgagggtccgaactaggataaatcgactgtctcttgcgttaaccgttgagttccgcatacgctgaagcccgaacatactaccccgggtacccccgtggcaggctatcggtggtgaaacatcgacagctggcgagCCAGGTACGGGCTTTCGGCaactttgcatccaagagctcgatggaccttgacaacatgatcttctcgacaggatcaaccttcatcttcggttcatggatctgcgaggcaggtgacaaggcaagctccaaagccgtctcctcgaagattcagatcatcatcagaacTTTTTTATTTcagcgacaacgacagatcagcttgctggaagattcgcgcagctcgtgatgtccaatccaactcagatttcgcgacTTCACGCATCCAATTTAAACTCGGGCTCCGCTTTCGAggcggagtcttatccgagttctttcagaaaaccgagttcttttccgatagggctccggaacacgacatcaacctatcaagaatacaactcagagtacaCTCAAAGTACTCTAAAGAAGACGGGTCATTTTCCGTTCGGTCTCggcaacatggcaacgtcttatcggGCACAGCTTGAAAGACCTCTTAATCTagtgcttggaataccactgacaggagctcagaaaggtctcgtactaaccgtaacatctcaagactacatcatccactagccaggttctgttcctgaggatagcaatACCCGCCTAGTtgacacaacaacgacaacagctctaccctaccaagaaggagactcaatctacGACCctaaagcctctactgaagttatcaacaactctgatagTATGGAAACTAACActgatgatagaacaactcacgctcgagaagtattcatgattcgccgtcctcgatcaccattggtcccccagaAGCGCCCGATGTCAGGTCTTTAGATGAATCCAAAttcaacatatcaccatttacccaggggcatgatggtgagactgagagtcagaggcaagccagagagagaaagaacaaattaaaaTAAGGACGTCAATGCCGTGCTAAGTAGCGCAAGGAAgattggatcaaatatgagtcagacctagccgagtacaatagaagaaaatcaaagcgagaggtcgaagaaggacgagcagcgaatacaccctacgaaaagatccaagaagcactagaagaactcagggcgacttcacatcccaatgaaaaacaagaacagctccgagacttcctccgatcaacagtcctaaggacacacaatggaaggacccgctcaagactacctgataggtcaacatctcatgagcaggaagaacaaaatcaaaggaaatccgcttttaAGAGACTTGGactaagtggaagtcacaacagagaaagtagaagaaatcatagtcaaatgaccgagtcgaacaaccaagaaaggccagaagcaaagcacctactcggacagccacgcaaaactactctcaccaagacaatagttggtaagaagggggcgctgaatcagagTACACAGAAgctagaacgcacgatagattctcctattttgcaaacagacttgcttcaatacgactgcctcacaagttcaagccatccaaccactccaagtatgatggcaagaccgaaccaaggcagtggctcaggatttactcgcaatcaattgaattggccggaggagacgatgacatcaagaccttgttctttcccatggccctagaaaccatgccccttcaatggtttgacaaattgaatctaggatcaataaaaaattaggaggacttgcaaagagctttctgtaaaaatttcgcgggtatcattacacacccaatcacccacgtgagttaaaaggactcaagcagaaaggaggtgaaagtctcaaaaattactatcgatgatttggcgaactacgagctcaagtacatgacatcacccaacgagaagtaatcaaagctttctctcacggaatcatggctaggtggcaatttcaagacttctgcaaagaaaacccaagaaataatgaagaattcagacaaacagtggaaaagatgattaccgccgaggaaaagacacgagaaagattcctggatagaaacaaccgagacaacccaaaaaagcaaaatcatcgaaacaacagacatcaggaaagaaaacgtggacctgacaacaccgtagcagtgactgacaaatcaaggaagttttccaagcccagaaaGTATgaagacattgaaaacatacgttgcttcttgcaccccaaaggaaatcacaccatcggagattgctacaccttcaaagatcgatacacaaggaaagatagtaaggagaataccaaagaaggcaatcagaaaaaagaagaagacaaccacgaagataaGGGATTCTAAAAATCTAGGGGgatagtagcagtaatctttgtcggggttccagattctagaagaaaacatcaagaaaagctagcgttatgaaccatcatggcagcagaaccagctacaccaagatatctcaattggtcacagtatctaatccaattttcaagagaagaccaatggactagcataggaaacgcaggccattatccactagttctagatccaactattgccggtatgactgttacgaaagtactaatcgatgggggagccagactcaacatcattttttcagaaactctaaggaagatggaactacaactcgctgggatgattacACTAAGCACgtctttttatggcatagtacccaacAAGGTAGCactgccacttggacaaatcactctaccagttacttttgggactccctcgaactaccgtatagagttcatcaagtttaaagttgcggacttcgattcatcatatcacgcaatccttgggcgcccagcactagcaaaattcatggcaataccacattatccgtacctattgcttaagatgccagggcctaatggtgtcctttccctttagagtgatttgaagcgcgcttttgactgcgatgttcaggcaatacaaattgcagcaaaagcacatgccgccgatgaaagaaaagaaatagctaCTGTTGCagtagaaatgagcccagaagagctagtgataccggctaaaaaacccagtatcctagcaccaccaaaagaagccgacgtcaagcaaatcgacctaggcaccggtgatccctccaaaacggcaaccatcagcgctcacctatcggcaaaataggaactcgcgctcaccaactttcttcgggacaactaagatatcttcgcttggaagccggccgacatgccaggggtcccaagagagttggctgatcacagaattgatatcaatgaaggctccaagcctgtgaagcaacgactacgacgattctcacccgacaagaatgcagcaattaaaaaagaaattacaaaactaatggcagccgaattcatcagagaaatcctccatctagattggctagcaaacctagttctggtatagaaaaagaatacggacgagtggcgcagacgagtggcacatgtgtgtcgactacacagatctcaacaaacactgtccgaaagatccgttcgggctaccatgcattgatcagatagttgattcaacagcaggatctgccctattatccttccttgattgctattcaggatatcactagatcacattaaaggaacaagaccagagcaagacatctttcatcactccattcggtgcctactgctacaaaaccatgtcatttggactcaagaatgttggtgccacttaccaaagagctatccaaacgtgccttggtgattaGATTAGCGAAAACGTAGatgcatacgtggatgacgtagtattaaaaacaaaaaacctagatacactaattgaagacttaaagcaaacattcgaaaacctaaaaagatagaggtggaaattgaacccaaacaagtgggTATTCAGAGTTcttttaggacaactactcggattcttggtcagtcattgtgaaatcgaagcaagcaccaaaCAAATtagagccataacagagatgggccctccttgaagtgtcaaagatgtgcagaaactaacaggctgcatggtggccctcaatcgtttcatatcaagactaggcaaaaaagggttacctctctttaaattgctaaaaaagacagacaagttcgagtggacagaagaagccaacgaagctttcaagaagctcaaggcatacctcacctcctcacccattctcacacctccgaagaaatacgaagacatgatgctgtacattgcggcaacttctactgtgatcagcacagcgattatcgtagaaagagaagaagaagggcatgtatataaagtacaacgccccatatactacatcagcaaagtactgtcagaataaaaaatctagtacccgcatgtgcaaaaactactctacgccctcctgatcacttcacgcaagcttcgccactattttgaaagccacaagattaccgtggtaacagatttcccactcggaaacatcctacacaacagagacgcaacagggcgcatatctaagtgggcagttaaacttggtgctctcaatatcgatttcaccccatggaaggcaattaaatcttaagccctagctgattttgttgccgagtggacataaattcaacaacctatgtcaaataccatccttgatcattggaagatatactttgatggatcactcaagctaggcggagccggtgcaggcgttctcctcatttctctagacggAAAGCAACTCaggtacgtccttcagatattatggcaagctacaaacaatgaagcagaatataaagccctcatccacgggctatgagtggcaattaccctcggaatcaagcgtttactcatttacggcgattcagcagtagtcatcaatcaagtcaacaaagattgagactgcaccaaagaaaacatgggcgcttactgtgctgaaatacgaaagctcgaaaaacattttcaaggattagaaattctacacatccagcgcgattctaatattgcggcagacgtcctcaccaagcttggatcagacagggcgaaggtcctacccggtgtattcatagaggagttatcagctccctctatcaaacaacccggtgagataacccctaaaattTCAGCTAAAggtacccagattttggtaatcaccacttcatggacccaggtttttattgattacatcaaagagaataagttgccagcggaaaaagaagaagctacccgagttgttcgcagaagcaagaactacgtcctagtgggagacaagctctacagaagagccgcatcattaggagtactcctaaaatgtgtctcatttgaagagggcaaagagatcctagatgaaatacactcaggttgctgtagaaatcatgccgcttcaagaacactagtcggtaaagcattccgcaccggattctactggccaaccgctttgaaagatgcagaagaacttgttagaagatgcaaaggctatcaaatgttcgcaagacaagctcatgtgccagctcataatctcatctgcatcccacccgcttggcctttctcctgttgggggttggatcaagtaggacatctcaagaaagcaaaaggcggtttcaagtacatcttcatagcaattgacaagttcaccaagtggattgaatacaaaccactcgcaaaatacagcgcagccaaagcagtcgagttcatccaagacattatgcaccgttttggcatgcccaatcgaatcatcatagatttgggttctcccttcatagtcATAGAATTctaaagttgggcataggactatgacttcagaatagattacgcattagtcacacatccagaggccaacggataggtagaaatggctaatggactcatactagccggattaaaaccaagattgtatgaagaactagtggactatggatcaaaatggattgaagaattacccaaggtcgtatgggggctacggactcaaataagcagagccaccagatactcacctttcttcctggtttacggatcagaagttgtactacctgccgacttgatctagacgtcaccaagaatagaacaatacgacgaaggagaagcagaacacacccgaagattagaactcaatagtacagaagaagtcagagtaaatgctacccttcaatcagcaagatacctccaaggattaagacgccactacaacaagaatatccagcatcgatcactacaagtcagagacctagtactaagaagaatacaaaaaactaatggatgccataaactactcagtccatgggaatgtccttttatcgtcacaaaagtcaccggaccaggcacatacaagttaataaccaaagacagaaaagaagtcaacaatacatggcacatcagccatctaagaagattctacgcatgaaaacaactcaagggaaaatatatatacaagccacaagagatcaatgttcatgatcaataaagatggtgctcatcgacaacatatgtactatcatgacttatcaatattcatgatcaataaagatggttctttctagacaacatatgtcttattatggcttttcccgagttgtttccaatgagccaaaccaaaaagcaaaccacccaaaccaaaaagcaaaacaactgaaactaagcttgagcataaatcagagcaatttcaagacaagaccctccagctccttgttccaaatagcaagaggctcgggggctacactcagaagatcccaagaagtgctacatggttttactcaagaaagcactcggacgacgcttgtacctactcggaggaacaagatgaggcttccaaaTCTCTACCacgaagtgctcgggggcttgtcgatcctaggatgtttttgcaaccagagataggaccagatgctgaccacactccgagttaagccaaaaagaagaagctggagatgtcctaagtcttttcagtactaacaagaacacaaagtttgtcgagacaacgatctataccgagttgtttacatgtcacaaacaaaagccagacaagcactcgacaaatcaaggaagtctgtcaaaacatcaatctacatataccgagttgtttatgaGGCACAAACTAAAgctagaaaagcactcgacagatcaagaaagtttgtcaagacaatgatttacctaagccgGGTTGTTTACgggacaaagaaatacagacaaagaagacatccataaaaaataaagaatctccattcagtcttcaagtatagtgttttattacagaagctggaatacaaaggtcaattacatcaagcattgtcatcaggagaagaaataccaatgttaagattatctacaatcttcctagctaaatcatcgacctcaggctccaacttctcaacagcatccagatactcttgactcttggcttcattagcaaccttggacaaaggaaactccggAGAAAGAACtcggacctaggcaagaacattttctggtacacagatgggcacacctcttcatgaactcctagaaataggtcggcacttggggaatgaactaagcccaagaatgaccatcatctgctggagtccggagaaggttagctactgaccgaaaagacttccacaaaactttccagttctcagtagccattgccaacttgccagacaagtcttcaatggtttttttgggcctgcacaagatccctatcagcttcacgcctaatcaacttagcaagcgcgagttcttcttcagcttgagtaattacctccttagccttattgtggctagtatgaacaagtgtcttcatctcctcgataccctctgagagcttctacttttcaactcggagagctagaccaggcagcaaaagacaagtcagcagaaaggaaaatttgaatacaaaaggaaacaaaaaagaactcgcaataccatggcactctttcttcatggcctccatgtttttcaaggcctcctgggcagctgcatccctctgcttttttgCCTCAACTACTCaggcacggagagccttctcctccttctgatgcgtctgacgctcggtctccaactcggcccgacagaggtcaagctctgccttcaaggtactcaccttagaagacaacattttctcattttcagacgagaaaaagaagccggtatgatcatgagaaaaagactgagcaaaaagagagagaaaacaagacataaggacagaagaaaaacaaacatTTAAAGAAAGAACTGCAGAAAAACTTAtctggagcttttccccaaaagaagtcgcaagggtcaaCAAGCTTCCCCAAGCAGCGGTTAGCTCCGACCATTGacgagtggcatcaaattgctacaccacgtcatcagccaaaAGCGGACCaccaagaagaggagagggagaagccggccgatGTAAAGAAGGCACGACTAGGGCAATCTCTTGGGAAGCCACGGCCAACCCCTTAGTTGAATCTACCGCCATGGCCACGATCACCTCAGGAGTCAGCAAATTAGCGGCTACATACTctatccccctcacagccacctcgatgACCGTGCGTTccgagtcctgagactcagtacatAAGGGCGCGCCAGAGGGCTGATaagaagtcgactgagggtttagagaagacgaaggcctaaaagttgacaaggaaactcaacaataagaataagaaaaaaggggaatagaagcaaagaaataaaaccagaattcactcactcagctatcttcttcttcataaaaccaaaagaagacctcgcagggggaaccacagtGGCAAAAACATCACTGCCACCCTGCGACAGGAGCGGTGCAGCCGGTActggagcctcagaagaactcaaacccaatgaccgcttactacaagagaacaagaccaaagtcaaaacaaaaagaggggttcaacaataggaaaacaagaaaagaactcaccgacgagtaacgagggtagcatcatcatcctcttcttcctcactctcgaccaaggccaccatagcaccaactgaaaaaggacaaaagtactcggtcaaagataaaaacaaacaacaaaaggacagagcatattaatatgctcacctaagagcatgctagctataactggagtacctagatgagtactcgactagcgagacttcttggcagcagatagagtagaagaagaactatccgctcgccccctctttccgaaAGTACAAGGAACTCGAGGAACTGGATGAgaaacatactctacatatacatcaaggtttgcGGAAGAAACACTAGGAAATATTGTGGTAGTCTAAAACTTACTGGCCAAGGACGCcctagcaagactacccccagcctccacatttgcagggaaatcatcaaggggaattggatcagtgaaattacgccccaattcctataaaagagtaaaacaaaaagacaaggaagattaagcaaaaagtggatatGACAAAAGACATTCAAAAGCACtcgcataagaaaagaacaactcatagcagggggtgggttgttagcactgtactcaaggacagcaagtgggatgacgcttactcctttcagcatcttctgaagatgctAGAGCACCTCCTCattagtcaactcaagggcagggaccatacgagaagggtcctctgccccagagtactcaaaaccgtaATGTTcttgctccttcaaaggttgaactcggtggtgaagaaaactagaaataatcctaAAGCCGATCAAGTCTTGCTAtttcagagtgcaaatcctctcaagaaaaggCTTGATCGTCTGGAGCTCAGCCGTCGTCACAGGATtattttcccatcggtcattaaccaagggaccagatccagaatgaacaaaaagaggaggaatcaagttggcggcataaaaccagtcagcacgccaatccctcatagaatcaactagatcatagtcaaagaatttgctcttaagaccctggcgaaactgaatcccgcagccactgagaacattggtgtcattgcggtggggttggg
This region includes:
- the LOC136497341 gene encoding cytochrome P450 81Q32-like, yielding MVATMTLSFFFLSLATTLFLLLLHSLIKNKKRHGRLPPSPPSLPVIGHLHLLKKPLHRTLSALAAQHGPVLLLRFGSRRVLHVADPAVAEECFTTHDVTFANRPRLPSARYLSNDYTTLGSSSYGPNWRNLRRIATVDVFSSHRVLRSADVRASEVRDMARRLFKAAAAASRPVRCDVKARAFELSLNTVGRVIAGKRYYGDGAAAASEEAERFRAMVREYFAMHGASNVQDFVPVLALVDIGGVNKRAIRLSKARNEWAQRLIDETRAATAAGTELGKTMVGDLLEMQASDPEAYSDKVIRALCLSILQTGTDTTSATIEWGMALLLNHPAAMAKAQAEIDEVVGTARILEEADLPNLPYLRCIVTEALRLHPVAPLLAPHESASDCPVGGYDVPAGTMLLVNVHAMHRDPRVWAEEPERFSPERFEGGKSDGKWMLPFGMGRRRCPGEGLAVNMVGLALGTLVQCFEWGRTGDEEVDMTEASGVTMPKSVPLEAFYWPRTEMVSPLTELH